A window of the Synechococcus sp. M16.1 genome harbors these coding sequences:
- a CDS encoding DUF3531 family protein has product MDIRFREVDPFNCWLWIRFSEPPSQGERNYVDGVFDSWYVIGRLGGFNAENLQVHDAGSDLSWMTYDNDGAESAMPALMHNMGQLEYQNDWGRCWVDLGTSDGVAIDVLINALRQLDSDVVQIEELVVGGVNENWPVEDHPDSVFPAGG; this is encoded by the coding sequence ATGGACATTCGTTTTCGTGAAGTCGATCCCTTCAATTGCTGGTTGTGGATCCGTTTTTCGGAACCCCCCAGTCAGGGGGAACGGAATTACGTCGATGGTGTCTTCGACAGCTGGTATGTGATCGGGCGTTTGGGCGGCTTCAACGCAGAAAACCTGCAGGTGCATGACGCGGGCTCCGATCTCAGTTGGATGACCTACGACAACGATGGGGCTGAGTCGGCGATGCCAGCCCTGATGCACAACATGGGGCAGCTCGAATACCAGAACGACTGGGGACGTTGCTGGGTTGATCTCGGTACGTCGGATGGAGTTGCCATCGATGTTCTGATCAATGCCTTGCGTCAACTGGACTCCGACGTGGTCCAGATCGAAGAGCTGGTCGTTGGTGGGGTCAATGAGAATTGGCCGGTTGAAGACCATCCCGACAGTGTTTTCCCTGCAGGTGGCTGA